GCCGCGGTCGACTCTGGAACGAACGCCCCGCGGCGACCGCCCGGGCGGCCGTGTGCACGAAATCCAGCGCCTGATCGGCCGGTCCCTGCGCTCCGTGATCGAGTTGCAGAAGCTCGGCGAGCGGACCGTGACGCTCGACTGCGACGTCCTCCAGGCGGACGGCGGCACGCGCACGGCGGCGATCACCGGCGCGTTCGTCGCCCTCATCGACGCGCTCACGCTGCTCCGAAAAACCGGGGCGCTGCAGCGGGTGCCGGTGCGCGAGTTTCTCGCGGCCACGAGCGTCGGCATCGTCGACGGCACGCCGGTGCTCGATTTGTCCTACGAAGAAGACTCGCGCGCCCGTGTGGACATGAACGTTGTCATGACCGAGTCCGGCAAGTTCGTGGAGCTGCAGGGCACCGGCGAAGGCGGGCCGTTCACGAAGGCGGAGGCCGCGTCGCTCATGCAGCTTGCGGAGCGCGGCATCGTGACCCTCATCGTAAAGCAGCGCGAGGCGCTGGCCGACGTCCTCACGGGGTTGTGACCGCGCCGCGGCTCGTACTCGCGACCCGCAACGCGGGCAAGGTACGCGAGATCGCGGCCGTCTACGAGGACCTCGGGGCGCGCCTTTCGGGCCTCGAGGATTGGCCGGACGTCGGGGAGCTTCCGGAAGAGGCCGACACGTACGCGGAGAACGCGGCGAGTAAGGCCCTGACGGCCGCGCGCGCGACGGGGCTGCCGGCGCTCGCCGACGACTCTGGAGTGGAGATCGATGCTCTTGGCGGGGGGCCGGGGGCGCGCTCGGCCCGTCTCCTCGGTCGGAGCGCCACCGACGCCGCCCGCAACGCGTACGTCCTGGAGCGGCTGACCGGACTTCCACCGGAACGGCGCACCGCGCGCTACCGCGCCGTCGTGGCCGTGGCGACTCCGGACGGCCGTGTCGAGACGTTCGAAGGCGTGTGCGAGGGCGCGATCGCCGAGCGACCGCGCGGCGGCGGCGGCTTCGGGTACGATCCGATCTTCGAGATCGCCGGGGACGGCCGCACGATGGCGGAGGTCCCGGCCGAAGTGAAAAACAGCATCAGCCACCGCGCCCGTGCGCTGCGGGCCGCCCGCACAGCCGTCGCGCGCGTGATCGCGGCCGGGCAGGAGCGCTCGCGCGCCGACGCCA
This genomic window from bacterium contains:
- the rph gene encoding ribonuclease PH produces the protein MAARRDGRPPDQLRALTLTRRYTKFAEGSVLVQLGDTRVLCTASVEERVPPFLRGSGQGWVTAEYGMLPRSTLERTPRGDRPGGRVHEIQRLIGRSLRSVIELQKLGERTVTLDCDVLQADGGTRTAAITGAFVALIDALTLLRKTGALQRVPVREFLAATSVGIVDGTPVLDLSYEEDSRARVDMNVVMTESGKFVELQGTGEGGPFTKAEAASLMQLAERGIVTLIVKQREALADVLTGL
- the rdgB gene encoding RdgB/HAM1 family non-canonical purine NTP pyrophosphatase, giving the protein MTAPRLVLATRNAGKVREIAAVYEDLGARLSGLEDWPDVGELPEEADTYAENAASKALTAARATGLPALADDSGVEIDALGGGPGARSARLLGRSATDAARNAYVLERLTGLPPERRTARYRAVVAVATPDGRVETFEGVCEGAIAERPRGGGGFGYDPIFEIAGDGRTMAEVPAEVKNSISHRARALRAARTAVARVIAAGQERSRADAK